A stretch of Klebsiella sp. RIT-PI-d DNA encodes these proteins:
- a CDS encoding glycosyl hydrolase family 18 protein, with the protein MATSKLIKSDTLTETSNAADGFNPVTEDSKYSYTSARVAKPVYNQYKANAKKPKVFGYFTDWSQYDARLQGIDTPTERGRGYDLANVSPTAYDKIIAGFVGIVGFHKVDTQYRDVVAEAAELCGKVKYEPTFLDPWGDFQSYVNVGHTVSGWDVDPKTVTQANTKGFLGGLRDLQAKAKKQGHNLELSMSIGGWSMSNGFHETASKDASRKIFAKGMVKLFKQFPMFNGVDLDWEYPNDEGAGNPHGPEDGANFALLIAEVRKQLDAAGRSDVKISIAASAVVAKMEFIDLTTMMNAGMDYINVMTYDFFGTPWAETLAHHTNQKALTAGGWSVETIVDYLLAEGFPAERINIGYAGYSRNGRNTEITSFSPLEGSYNPGEGTTTGSFESGTSEWYDLIYNYLDLENQKGRNGFNVYTDRVADADYLYNPESRLFISLDTPRTVKSKGEYAAERGLGGVFTWTIDQDNGVLVNAAREGLGYEIIKEVIDMDPFYFEGINVEPKDEQEEDEDQTDGNEDRSDDEKEDDIVPAVNHAPKAAIEMLIVAGSRVRLSGANSSDEDNDALTYSWGVPADIDVEDKTTECIEFNVPKVDVQNNFIFSLFVRDSKNEPSTQQRFVLSVIPGSSDIEPDEDDEYDYDYDNEDDYIEPEEPAEDADPDAPHPVWKSDTVYGATWGEFEIVSWKGHNYQVKWWSCGDRPDQNCNQGDVWTDLGTY; encoded by the coding sequence ATGCTAAAAAACCAAAAGTATTTGGTTATTTTACTGACTGGTCCCAGTACGACGCCCGTTTGCAGGGCATTGATACCCCGACCGAGCGTGGACGTGGTTACGATCTGGCCAACGTTTCACCCACTGCTTATGACAAAATTATTGCCGGTTTCGTTGGTATCGTCGGCTTTCATAAAGTTGATACCCAGTACCGTGATGTCGTTGCTGAAGCAGCAGAACTGTGCGGTAAAGTAAAATATGAACCGACATTTCTCGATCCGTGGGGCGATTTCCAGAGCTATGTTAACGTTGGTCACACCGTAAGCGGCTGGGATGTTGATCCGAAAACCGTTACTCAGGCTAATACCAAAGGCTTCCTCGGTGGCTTGCGTGACCTGCAGGCAAAAGCGAAAAAACAGGGCCACAATCTGGAACTGTCGATGAGCATCGGCGGCTGGTCCATGAGTAACGGTTTCCATGAAACCGCCTCCAAAGATGCTTCCCGTAAAATCTTTGCAAAAGGCATGGTCAAACTGTTCAAACAGTTCCCGATGTTCAATGGCGTGGATCTGGACTGGGAATACCCGAACGACGAAGGTGCAGGTAACCCGCACGGTCCGGAAGATGGCGCTAACTTTGCGCTGCTGATTGCCGAAGTCCGTAAGCAACTTGATGCGGCAGGCCGTAGCGACGTTAAAATTTCTATCGCCGCTTCTGCAGTTGTTGCAAAAATGGAGTTTATTGACCTCACCACAATGATGAATGCCGGTATGGATTACATCAACGTGATGACTTATGACTTCTTCGGTACGCCGTGGGCAGAAACTCTGGCTCACCATACCAACCAGAAAGCGCTGACCGCAGGCGGATGGTCTGTAGAAACTATCGTTGATTACCTGCTGGCAGAAGGTTTCCCGGCCGAGCGTATCAACATCGGTTATGCCGGTTACAGCCGTAACGGCCGTAACACTGAAATCACCAGCTTTTCGCCGCTGGAAGGTTCCTATAACCCGGGTGAAGGCACGACCACCGGTTCTTTTGAGTCCGGCACGAGTGAATGGTATGACCTGATTTACAACTACCTGGATCTGGAAAACCAGAAAGGCCGTAACGGTTTCAACGTGTACACCGATCGGGTTGCAGATGCTGACTATCTGTACAACCCGGAGTCCAGACTGTTCATCTCTCTGGATACGCCGCGTACCGTTAAATCAAAAGGCGAATATGCTGCAGAGCGTGGTCTGGGTGGCGTGTTTACCTGGACTATTGATCAGGATAACGGCGTGCTGGTTAACGCCGCGCGTGAAGGTCTGGGCTATGAGATAATTAAAGAAGTCATCGATATGGACCCGTTTTACTTCGAAGGCATCAACGTTGAGCCTAAAGATGAACAAGAAGAAGACGAAGATCAAACAGATGGGAACGAAGATCGGAGCGATGACGAAAAAGAAGACGACATCGTTCCAGCAGTAAACCATGCACCTAAAGCAGCGATTGAAATGTTGATCGTCGCAGGCTCACGTGTTCGTCTGTCTGGTGCTAACTCCTCTGATGAGGACAATGATGCACTGACCTACAGCTGGGGCGTCCCTGCAGATATTGATGTTGAAGATAAAACGACAGAATGCATTGAATTCAACGTACCGAAAGTAGATGTACAAAATAACTTTATCTTCTCACTGTTCGTGCGTGATTCTAAAAACGAGCCGTCAACTCAGCAGCGTTTTGTTCTCTCTGTCATTCCGGGATCTTCTGACATCGAGCCTGACGAGGACGATGAATACGACTACGACTATGACAATGAAGATGACTATATCGAACCAGAAGAACCGGCGGAAGATGCCGATCCTGACGCACCTCACCCAGTGTGGAAGTCTGATACCGTTTACGGTGCAACCTGGGGCGAATTCGAAATCGTTAGCTGGAAAGGGCATAACTACCAGGTAAAATGGTGGTCCTGTGGCGATCGGCCGGATCAGAATTGCAACCAGGGCGATGTCTGGACCGATCTGGGTACTTACTAA
- the rpsT gene encoding 30S ribosomal protein S20, translated as MANIKSAKKRAVQSEKARKHNASRRSMMRTFIKKVYAAIEAGDKAAAQKAFNEMQPIVDRQAAKGLIHKNKAARHKANLAAQIGKLA; from the coding sequence TTGGCTAATATCAAATCAGCTAAGAAGCGCGCCGTTCAGTCTGAAAAGGCTCGCAAACACAACGCTAGCCGTCGCTCTATGATGCGTACTTTCATCAAGAAAGTATACGCAGCTATCGAAGCTGGCGACAAAGCTGCTGCACAGAAAGCATTTAACGAAATGCAACCGATCGTGGACCGTCAGGCAGCTAAAGGCCTGATCCACAAAAACAAAGCTGCGCGCCATAAAGCAAACCTGGCCGCTCAGATCGGCAAACTGGCTTAA
- the ribF gene encoding bifunctional riboflavin kinase/FAD synthetase: protein MKLIRGIHNLSQAPRGCVLTIGNFDGVHRGHRALLKNLRAEGQARKLPVVVMIFEPQPLELFAADKAPARLTRLREKLGYLAECGVDYVLCLRFDRRFAALTAQAFISDLLVDRLGVQFLAVGDDFRFGAGRQGDFLLLQKAGVEFSFDVTSTQTFCEGGIRISSTAVRQALAADDLNLAESLLGHPYTISGRVVHGDALGRTIGFPTANVPLRRQVSPVKGVYAVEVMGLGERPFFGVANIGTRPTVAGVRQQLEVHLLDVVMDLYGRHIDVILRKKIRSEQRFSSLDELKAQIARDELTARDFFGLTKPA, encoded by the coding sequence ATGAAGCTGATACGCGGCATACATAACCTCAGCCAGGCCCCGCGCGGGTGCGTGCTAACTATTGGTAATTTCGACGGTGTGCATCGCGGACACCGTGCGCTGCTAAAAAACCTTCGTGCCGAAGGACAGGCTCGCAAGCTCCCGGTTGTGGTGATGATTTTCGAACCGCAGCCGCTCGAACTGTTTGCCGCTGATAAAGCGCCAGCTCGCCTGACCCGACTGCGTGAAAAGCTGGGCTATCTTGCCGAGTGCGGCGTTGATTACGTCCTCTGCCTGCGTTTTGATCGCCGCTTTGCCGCCCTGACCGCGCAGGCGTTTATTAGCGACCTGCTGGTTGATCGGCTTGGGGTGCAGTTTCTTGCCGTTGGCGATGATTTCCGTTTTGGCGCTGGTCGACAGGGTGATTTCTTGTTATTACAGAAGGCGGGCGTGGAATTTAGCTTTGATGTCACCAGCACCCAGACCTTCTGTGAGGGCGGAATACGGATTAGCAGTACCGCTGTGCGTCAGGCGCTGGCCGCTGACGATCTGAATCTTGCAGAAAGCCTGCTTGGACACCCCTATACGATTTCCGGGCGGGTGGTCCACGGCGATGCGCTGGGGCGCACTATTGGTTTTCCGACCGCCAATGTGCCGCTGCGCCGTCAGGTCTCCCCGGTGAAAGGCGTCTATGCCGTTGAAGTCATGGGGCTCGGTGAGCGGCCTTTTTTTGGCGTCGCCAATATTGGCACCCGTCCAACCGTTGCGGGCGTGCGCCAGCAACTGGAAGTGCATTTGCTGGACGTTGTAATGGACCTGTATGGTCGCCATATAGATGTGATACTGCGTAAAAAAATACGCAGTGAGCAGCGATTTTCGTCGCTGGACGAGCTAAAAGCGCAAATTGCGCGTGATGAGTTAACCGCCCGGGATTTTTTTGGGCTAACAAAACCGGCTTAA